A region from the Lentimonas sp. CC4 genome encodes:
- a CDS encoding DUF6364 family protein, whose translation MKNITLKVDDATYRKARIRAAEQGTSVSAMVRDFLNNQASANDSHENPRTEALEALYTLAESQADYNAKPVTPLKRDEIYDERIR comes from the coding sequence ATGAAGAACATCACATTAAAAGTGGACGATGCGACCTATCGGAAAGCTCGCATACGCGCCGCCGAACAAGGCACCTCAGTCAGCGCAATGGTGCGCGACTTTTTAAACAACCAGGCAAGCGCAAACGACAGTCACGAAAATCCCCGAACAGAGGCACTGGAGGCACTCTACACACTTGCCGAATCGCAAGCAGACTATAACGCCAAGCCTGTGACTCCCTTAAAACGCGATGAGATTTACGATGAGCGCATTCGTTGA
- a CDS encoding PIN domain-containing protein, with protein sequence MSAFVDTNVLIYAADRAAPTPRKTQIARELLLQPKLHISVQVLNEFTVNARHPKKLNLSLKDEVRWIEAWLQLTVHSLTIDCFLKARHLQGNYMLSHWDSMILAAAEIAGCQTLYSEDLNTGQQYGGVKVVNPFAKC encoded by the coding sequence ATGAGCGCATTCGTTGACACCAATGTATTGATCTACGCGGCTGACCGAGCAGCTCCCACTCCACGCAAAACACAAATTGCACGCGAACTCCTACTCCAACCTAAGTTACATATTTCAGTTCAAGTGCTCAATGAGTTCACCGTGAATGCACGGCACCCAAAGAAGCTTAACCTCAGCCTAAAGGATGAAGTTCGTTGGATCGAAGCCTGGCTCCAGCTAACCGTGCATTCGCTGACTATCGACTGCTTCCTCAAAGCACGCCATCTGCAAGGTAATTATATGCTTAGCCACTGGGATAGCATGATCCTCGCAGCCGCAGAGATCGCAGGTTGTCAAACACTCTACTCCGAGGATCTCAACACAGGTCAACAATATGGCGGCGTCAAAGTGGTCAATCCATTCGCCAAATGCTGA
- the mutS gene encoding DNA mismatch repair protein MutS: protein MAAEKPKKITPMMQQWHEIRGQLADDTLLMFRLGDFYEIFLQDAERGAQLLGITLTHRHGMPMAGIPFHASETYIQKLLDQGVKVAIVDQVETPQPGKLVKRALTRIITPGTRLADTQIDAQRNHFLLALSLEKKKLHASWLDLTTGEFVVASETRPENLFAAFEGVDPREIIVPENASSNWGNHPDAGKFNELFTYLCDGRAVTKIPDYHFDAVAGAQSVMETLGVLNLEGFGIDRNHAALGTAGALVHYATETLCAKPENLRKLSEYSTEKTLLLDPATLRNLEIFKSAANTRHGSLLSAMDGTVTAPGARLLERWLCAPELNLDEVNRRQNCVGEFVTGPGLSTELQKHLKGIRDIERILGRLQNRMRNPRELGGVRDTLAALPAIAGTLLEFPDTPVATIAERIHDFEPLSDLLNRGLSDELPGKIDDGGTIRDHFDEELDRIRSLTRDSQQWLAEFEQSEQERTGIKNLRIRFNGAFGYFIEVTKANVALVPDDYVRKQTMKNAERYTTTVLKEREREILHAEETSITREEALFNGLIQAILEHADALKETATALAEIDVLVGWGALAREWDYCQPKLDKSDKLIIDQGRHPVVEQMMREERLGLAGTHAFVPNDTSLSSSGVNADTPQIALITGPNMAGKSTYIRQIALIVLMAQSGAWVPAKSCRMGLVDRIFSRVGASDELARGNSTFMVEMNETANILNNATPRSLVILDEIGRGTSTYDGLSIAWAVIEHLHPADANGPRTLFATHYHELTQLAKTQARLENYSVAVKEWNDEIIFVRQVIKGAADRSYGIQVARLAGLPTTVIDRAKTILERLEADDSSHNLLRKRMKKEKSGENTSHEDEQLALF, encoded by the coding sequence ATGGCAGCCGAAAAACCAAAGAAAATTACCCCAATGATGCAGCAATGGCACGAGATTCGTGGCCAGCTTGCAGATGATACATTACTCATGTTTCGCCTTGGGGATTTCTATGAGATTTTTCTACAAGATGCCGAACGCGGCGCGCAACTCCTCGGCATCACACTGACCCACCGCCACGGCATGCCGATGGCGGGCATCCCTTTTCACGCCTCAGAGACCTACATTCAGAAGCTCCTCGATCAGGGCGTAAAAGTCGCCATCGTCGACCAAGTTGAGACACCGCAACCTGGCAAACTCGTTAAACGTGCGCTCACCCGCATCATCACGCCTGGCACACGACTGGCCGACACGCAGATCGACGCGCAGCGTAATCATTTCCTGTTGGCGCTCTCACTTGAAAAGAAAAAACTCCATGCCTCATGGCTTGATTTGACCACCGGCGAGTTCGTCGTCGCTTCAGAGACACGCCCTGAAAATTTGTTTGCCGCCTTCGAAGGCGTCGACCCACGCGAAATCATCGTGCCAGAAAATGCCTCATCGAACTGGGGCAACCATCCTGACGCCGGGAAATTCAACGAGCTCTTCACCTATCTGTGCGACGGCCGCGCCGTTACCAAGATCCCCGACTACCACTTCGACGCAGTCGCGGGCGCACAGTCCGTGATGGAAACCCTCGGCGTGCTCAACCTCGAAGGCTTCGGCATCGATCGTAATCACGCAGCGCTCGGCACCGCTGGTGCGCTGGTGCACTACGCCACCGAAACACTCTGTGCTAAACCAGAAAACCTGCGTAAGCTCAGCGAATACAGCACCGAGAAAACACTGCTGCTCGACCCCGCAACGCTGCGCAATCTAGAGATTTTTAAATCTGCTGCCAACACACGCCACGGCTCACTGCTCTCCGCAATGGATGGCACCGTCACCGCACCTGGCGCACGCCTACTCGAACGCTGGCTCTGCGCGCCCGAGCTCAACCTCGACGAAGTCAACCGCCGCCAAAACTGCGTGGGCGAGTTTGTCACCGGACCGGGACTTTCAACTGAGTTGCAAAAACACCTCAAGGGTATTCGCGACATCGAGCGCATCCTAGGGCGCCTGCAAAACCGGATGCGCAACCCGCGCGAGCTCGGTGGCGTGCGCGACACACTCGCCGCACTCCCTGCGATTGCAGGCACGCTGCTCGAATTCCCAGACACGCCTGTCGCCACCATCGCTGAGCGCATTCACGACTTTGAGCCACTCTCGGATCTGCTCAACCGCGGCCTCTCCGACGAATTGCCAGGCAAGATCGACGACGGCGGCACCATCCGCGACCACTTTGACGAAGAGCTCGACCGTATCCGCAGCCTCACTCGCGACAGCCAACAATGGCTCGCCGAGTTCGAACAGTCCGAGCAAGAGCGCACCGGCATCAAAAACCTGCGTATTCGTTTCAACGGCGCCTTCGGCTACTTCATCGAAGTCACCAAGGCCAACGTCGCCCTCGTCCCCGACGACTATGTGCGCAAGCAGACGATGAAAAACGCCGAGCGCTACACCACGACAGTGTTGAAAGAGCGCGAGCGCGAGATCCTGCATGCCGAAGAAACCAGCATCACCCGCGAAGAAGCCCTCTTCAACGGCTTGATTCAGGCCATCCTCGAACATGCCGACGCCCTCAAAGAGACCGCCACCGCACTCGCCGAAATCGACGTGCTCGTCGGTTGGGGCGCACTCGCCCGCGAGTGGGACTACTGCCAGCCGAAGCTCGACAAGTCCGACAAGCTCATCATCGACCAAGGCCGCCACCCCGTCGTCGAGCAAATGATGCGCGAAGAGCGCCTCGGACTCGCGGGCACACATGCCTTCGTGCCCAACGACACCAGCCTCTCTAGCTCGGGAGTCAATGCCGACACCCCACAGATCGCACTGATCACCGGCCCCAACATGGCTGGTAAATCGACTTACATTCGCCAAATCGCACTCATCGTGTTGATGGCACAATCCGGTGCATGGGTGCCCGCGAAGAGCTGCCGCATGGGACTCGTCGATCGCATCTTCTCCCGCGTCGGCGCTAGTGACGAACTCGCCCGCGGCAACTCGACCTTCATGGTCGAGATGAACGAGACCGCCAACATTTTGAACAACGCCACACCGCGCAGCCTCGTCATTCTCGACGAAATCGGCCGCGGCACCAGCACCTACGACGGCCTCTCCATTGCTTGGGCAGTGATCGAGCACCTGCACCCCGCAGACGCCAACGGACCACGCACACTCTTTGCCACCCACTATCACGAACTGACCCAGCTCGCCAAAACGCAGGCTCGTTTAGAGAACTACTCAGTAGCCGTGAAAGAGTGGAACGACGAAATCATCTTCGTGCGCCAAGTAATCAAAGGCGCCGCCGACCGTTCTTATGGTATTCAAGTCGCACGCCTAGCGGGCCTACCAACCACAGTCATCGACCGCGCCAAGACGATACTCGAACGCCTCGAAGCCGACGACTCCTCCCACAATCTCCTGCGCAAGCGCATGAAAAAGGAAAAGTCCGGCGAGAATACCAGCCACGAAGACGAACAGTTGGCGTTGTTTTAG
- a CDS encoding ATP-binding protein — MVALLGSRQVGKTTLAKQLQLGKHCHYLDLERPSDLAKLSDPELYLSGFENQLVILDEIQRIPELFPVLRSLVDERRQKGERCCHFLILGSASPELLQQSSETLAGRISYLELTPLNLLELPQQDDASATHWFRGGYPDSYLSVDDATAMQWCDDFILSYTERYLPQMGINSTPIQLRRLCSMLAHQQGATLNISQLANSLGISAKTIRHYLDLLEGLFLIRRLPAWSRNAGKRLVKAPKLYLRDTGLLHSLAGLSDLESLLGHPLCGHSWEGYCIEQILQKLPKGTGASHYRTQAGAEIDLMLEARDGSRTAIEIKRTLSPKLTRAFRESIETVKADRGFYIIPEGERYPMADNVEAISLSDYLELL; from the coding sequence GTGGTTGCATTGCTAGGTTCCCGACAAGTGGGTAAAACGACACTTGCCAAACAGCTCCAACTGGGAAAGCACTGCCACTATCTGGATCTAGAACGTCCATCAGACCTCGCGAAACTTTCAGATCCAGAGCTCTACCTTTCAGGGTTTGAAAATCAACTCGTCATACTGGATGAAATCCAACGAATTCCGGAACTGTTCCCCGTCCTACGCAGCTTAGTAGATGAGCGGCGGCAAAAAGGAGAACGATGCTGCCATTTTCTAATTCTAGGTTCCGCCTCCCCTGAGTTGCTACAGCAAAGCTCTGAAACCCTCGCTGGCCGTATCAGCTATTTGGAACTCACACCACTCAACTTACTGGAGCTACCTCAGCAGGATGACGCAAGCGCGACACACTGGTTTCGTGGCGGCTATCCCGATAGCTATTTAAGTGTAGACGACGCCACCGCGATGCAATGGTGCGACGACTTCATATTGAGCTATACCGAACGCTATCTCCCCCAAATGGGAATCAATTCGACGCCGATTCAACTCCGACGTCTATGCAGCATGTTAGCACATCAGCAAGGAGCGACGCTCAACATCAGCCAACTCGCCAACTCACTTGGGATCAGCGCGAAGACCATTCGCCACTATCTGGACTTACTGGAAGGTCTCTTCCTCATCCGCCGGCTTCCAGCATGGAGCCGAAACGCTGGCAAGCGTCTAGTCAAAGCCCCCAAGCTTTACCTGCGCGACACTGGGCTCTTACACAGCTTGGCGGGACTTTCCGACCTAGAGTCTCTCCTCGGCCATCCGCTCTGCGGCCACTCATGGGAAGGCTACTGCATCGAACAAATCCTACAAAAGCTCCCCAAAGGAACAGGTGCGAGCCACTACCGCACACAAGCAGGAGCAGAAATCGACCTCATGTTGGAGGCACGCGACGGAAGCCGGACCGCCATTGAAATCAAGCGCACACTTTCCCCTAAATTAACACGAGCTTTCCGAGAAAGCATAGAGACTGTAAAAGCGGATCGCGGCTTCTACATCATACCCGAAGGCGAGCGTTACCCGATGGCTGACAATGTAGAGGCGATTAGTTTGAGCGATTACCTTGAGCTGCTTTAA
- the recQ gene encoding DNA helicase RecQ yields MSGSELQARLKQVFGYDHFRPLQREIIEASLSGRDVVTILPTGGGKSLCYQLPALLREGLTVVVSPLIALMKDQVDQLQAAGVAATFLNSSLAHSEARARLDGLEQGAFKLLYLAPERLFLEGFIEKLKGWQVAALAIDEAHCISEWGHDFRPEYRRLASLRELLPGIPVMALTATATERVRADIATQLRLQEPEVHIASFNRPNLSYRIEAKDQPRRQVRDYVQANEGASGIVYCQSRRATEDYAALLQECGIKALPYHAGLPQEERIRNQEAFIRDDVPVICATVAFGMGINKPNVRYVLHADLPKNIESYYQETGRAGRDGLPAECVLFFSAGDVMKYRHFIEQMEDEAAARVADQQLRQIADFAEFAECRRSALLRYFGETLPGDNCGSCDNCLDEREEVDVTEPCQKLLSCVYRINQRGYPMGLNHAVDVLRGSKNAKVRSNGHDQLSTYGIGADQATAYWQGLGRQLIQRDYLALSNDGYSTVDLTPAALQALRERQEIYMKPPRTKAKPERRVRSGEITCDEGLFELLRDLRKRMADARGVPPYVVFGDVSLRYMSRRYPRDPDAFLAIPGVGRQKLREYGEPFIEVIEEWMQENDPRDFPSMADDVSVDVPSPRKAKDPDGLNGTIRESLSLLQAGKTVAEIAEVRNLSEGTIESHLARCLEAGVLKDVSRLVDEGELPRIRSVIEEIGHEAGLKPIFEALDEQISYGKIRLVLASMAAV; encoded by the coding sequence ATGAGTGGCTCTGAATTACAGGCGCGGCTGAAGCAGGTCTTTGGCTATGACCATTTTCGTCCGTTGCAGCGTGAAATCATTGAAGCGTCGTTGAGCGGACGCGATGTCGTGACGATCTTGCCGACGGGTGGAGGTAAGAGTCTTTGCTATCAGTTACCGGCTTTGCTGCGCGAGGGGCTGACTGTGGTCGTATCGCCGTTGATCGCATTGATGAAGGATCAGGTGGATCAATTGCAGGCGGCGGGTGTGGCGGCGACGTTTTTAAACTCATCGCTGGCGCATTCAGAGGCGCGTGCCCGATTGGATGGCTTGGAGCAGGGAGCGTTTAAATTACTCTATCTGGCGCCCGAGCGACTGTTTCTGGAAGGCTTTATTGAGAAGCTGAAGGGCTGGCAGGTCGCGGCTTTGGCGATCGATGAGGCTCACTGCATCAGTGAGTGGGGGCACGACTTTCGACCAGAGTATCGGCGCTTGGCGAGCCTGCGTGAGTTGTTGCCCGGCATCCCAGTGATGGCGCTTACAGCGACCGCTACGGAGCGAGTGCGGGCGGACATTGCGACGCAACTGCGTCTGCAAGAACCAGAGGTGCACATCGCCAGTTTTAATCGTCCCAACCTGAGCTATCGGATCGAGGCTAAGGATCAGCCGCGTCGGCAGGTGCGCGACTATGTGCAGGCCAACGAAGGTGCCTCGGGGATTGTTTACTGCCAATCGCGTCGTGCCACGGAGGACTATGCCGCATTGCTTCAGGAGTGCGGGATCAAGGCACTGCCGTATCATGCGGGGCTGCCGCAGGAGGAACGCATTCGCAATCAGGAGGCGTTTATTCGCGATGATGTGCCTGTCATTTGCGCGACCGTGGCTTTCGGTATGGGTATCAATAAGCCCAATGTGCGCTACGTGCTGCATGCGGATCTACCGAAAAATATCGAGAGTTACTATCAGGAGACGGGCCGCGCCGGGCGCGATGGCCTGCCAGCCGAGTGTGTGCTGTTTTTTTCGGCGGGCGACGTGATGAAATATCGCCACTTCATCGAGCAGATGGAAGACGAGGCCGCTGCCCGCGTGGCGGATCAACAGTTGCGACAGATCGCGGACTTTGCCGAGTTTGCGGAATGTCGTAGAAGTGCACTGCTGCGCTACTTCGGCGAGACACTACCTGGTGACAATTGTGGGAGCTGTGATAATTGTCTGGATGAACGCGAAGAGGTGGATGTGACTGAGCCGTGCCAAAAATTGCTCAGCTGCGTGTATCGAATTAACCAGCGCGGCTATCCGATGGGACTGAATCACGCGGTGGATGTGCTGCGTGGCTCAAAAAATGCCAAAGTTCGCAGTAACGGGCACGACCAGCTGAGCACTTATGGGATCGGTGCAGATCAAGCCACTGCGTATTGGCAGGGGCTCGGGCGGCAGTTGATTCAACGCGACTATCTGGCGCTGTCCAATGATGGCTATAGCACAGTGGATTTAACGCCTGCTGCGCTGCAAGCGTTACGTGAGCGTCAGGAAATATACATGAAGCCACCACGCACGAAGGCAAAGCCTGAGCGGCGCGTGCGGTCGGGGGAAATTACCTGCGATGAAGGCTTGTTCGAGTTGCTCCGCGACCTGCGTAAGCGCATGGCGGATGCACGGGGCGTGCCGCCTTACGTTGTCTTCGGCGATGTTTCGTTGCGCTACATGTCGCGGCGTTATCCGCGTGATCCGGATGCGTTCTTAGCGATCCCAGGAGTGGGGCGCCAGAAACTGCGTGAATATGGCGAGCCCTTTATCGAGGTGATCGAAGAATGGATGCAGGAAAACGATCCGCGCGATTTTCCGAGTATGGCCGACGATGTATCGGTGGACGTGCCATCGCCGCGTAAAGCCAAGGATCCTGACGGGCTCAATGGCACGATTCGTGAGAGTTTGAGCTTATTGCAGGCTGGCAAAACCGTGGCCGAAATAGCGGAAGTGCGTAATTTGTCAGAGGGCACGATTGAGAGCCACCTCGCCCGTTGTTTGGAGGCAGGCGTCTTGAAGGATGTGAGTCGCTTAGTCGATGAGGGGGAGTTACCACGAATCCGTTCCGTCATCGAAGAGATCGGCCACGAAGCGGGCCTGAAACCGATCTTCGAAGCGCTCGACGAGCAAATCAGCTACGGCAAGATTCGCTTGGTGCTAGCGTCGATGGCGGCGGTTTGA
- a CDS encoding MFS transporter: MTLTTTHRRIIMWLVMFLMFMPPGMWVTSLPNILETYEARWVLPYVSALTPLMAIFSALLFGALSDRKVNAEKLLGVLGVVGAFFLWLGFASLDRGWHPGWYLFFQGCNALISGPMFALMTKVKLVNLSNAAKSFPLYSMGGTIGWLSGGCIVSWLALDQSAHAGQLAAYVRFVMGFLCFLLPATPPTDHESKGWKATLGLNAFSLLKVRELRVFYIASMLFAIPCISFFMIVPTMLKDFGSLHPTAQMTLGQAVEIGAMFFLSFVAGRARIRWFVIVGLVLGVTRFALFALAGELGVLAVIWLGIALHGPIYTFMMVAGRMFLDKRVPGTMRGQAQALFQLLVTSVAGVTGAFFCEVVYQHQVTDELSSWTGFWLVMVGFAMIPLVYFFVGVIGRSEKP; encoded by the coding sequence ATGACACTCACCACCACTCACCGCCGTATTATCATGTGGTTGGTCATGTTTTTGATGTTCATGCCGCCAGGGATGTGGGTGACGTCATTGCCCAATATTTTGGAAACCTACGAGGCGCGTTGGGTGTTGCCGTATGTATCGGCTTTAACACCGCTGATGGCGATTTTCTCGGCGCTGCTGTTTGGTGCGTTGTCGGATCGTAAAGTAAATGCGGAGAAGTTGCTCGGCGTGTTGGGCGTTGTGGGGGCATTCTTTCTTTGGCTGGGCTTTGCTTCTTTAGACAGGGGCTGGCATCCAGGCTGGTATCTCTTTTTTCAGGGCTGTAATGCGTTGATCTCAGGGCCAATGTTTGCGCTGATGACCAAGGTCAAACTGGTGAATCTATCGAATGCGGCTAAGAGTTTTCCGCTTTATTCGATGGGGGGCACGATCGGCTGGCTGTCGGGCGGCTGTATCGTGAGCTGGCTGGCATTGGATCAATCGGCGCATGCCGGGCAACTGGCTGCCTATGTCCGATTCGTAATGGGCTTTCTCTGCTTTTTGTTACCTGCGACCCCGCCGACCGATCACGAGAGCAAGGGGTGGAAAGCGACTTTGGGGCTGAATGCGTTTTCGCTACTGAAGGTGCGTGAGTTACGTGTGTTTTATATCGCATCGATGCTGTTCGCGATCCCTTGCATTTCCTTCTTCATGATCGTGCCGACGATGCTAAAGGACTTCGGTAGCCTGCATCCGACAGCTCAGATGACGCTCGGGCAGGCGGTTGAAATTGGAGCGATGTTTTTTCTTAGCTTCGTGGCGGGGCGCGCTCGTATTCGCTGGTTCGTGATCGTCGGTCTGGTGTTGGGGGTGACGCGTTTTGCACTGTTTGCCTTGGCCGGCGAGTTGGGTGTATTGGCAGTCATTTGGTTGGGCATCGCGCTGCATGGCCCCATTTATACCTTCATGATGGTGGCTGGTAGAATGTTTCTGGATAAACGCGTGCCAGGGACGATGCGCGGGCAGGCTCAAGCTTTGTTTCAATTGCTAGTGACCAGTGTCGCAGGCGTCACCGGCGCGTTCTTTTGTGAGGTGGTTTATCAGCATCAAGTGACGGATGAGCTCAGCAGTTGGACGGGCTTCTGGCTCGTCATGGTCGGCTTTGCGATGATTCCGTTGGTCTACTTCTTCGTTGGCGTGATCGGCCGTTCGGAAAAGCCCTAG
- a CDS encoding DNA polymerase, producing MSLRYLFIDFDSFFASVEQQFQPHLRGKPVGVVPSLGVETTCCIAASYEAKARGVKTGTGVREARYLCPGIQFVQADHTRYILTHNKIHKIIHEIIYVDAVLSIDEMFGRLPPHWQPPAAARAKALEIKAALKAQIGPYIGASIGLAPNRFLAKLASKLEKPDGLTTLDFDELPEKLYRFELEDITGIGRRMQERLRTARITTMEELCDAPRHTLHRIWKSVEGDRMWYALRGIEMPLPETTRQTIGHSHVLPPSLRSEHGAHATLHRMLQKACRRLRAMEYFAGHLDVQVKFGFDLGWHAEAKCFPTQDNVTMLRLLNRLWDDRPRDLPDPTKVGITLTHLVHANSHTPSLFREDNHPRRMQLQHAMDKITKEHGGRSLYYADAHQAQRSSEAAPMRISFTHIPDLELENE from the coding sequence ATGAGCCTTCGCTATCTATTCATCGACTTCGATAGCTTCTTCGCCTCGGTGGAGCAGCAATTTCAACCACACCTACGCGGCAAGCCTGTCGGCGTCGTGCCCTCACTAGGCGTGGAAACCACCTGTTGTATCGCCGCCAGCTACGAAGCTAAAGCCCGCGGAGTCAAGACCGGCACGGGGGTGCGCGAAGCGCGGTATCTCTGCCCAGGCATTCAATTTGTGCAGGCCGACCACACCCGCTACATCCTGACGCACAACAAGATCCATAAGATCATCCACGAAATCATTTACGTCGATGCCGTGCTCTCGATCGACGAAATGTTTGGCCGTCTGCCGCCTCACTGGCAACCGCCCGCCGCCGCCCGCGCCAAAGCTCTGGAGATCAAAGCCGCGCTCAAAGCACAAATCGGCCCCTACATCGGCGCGTCCATCGGCCTCGCGCCCAATCGCTTCCTCGCCAAGCTCGCCAGCAAGCTGGAAAAGCCCGACGGGCTCACCACCCTCGACTTCGACGAACTCCCCGAGAAACTCTACCGCTTTGAGCTCGAAGACATCACCGGCATCGGTCGCCGTATGCAAGAGCGCCTGCGCACCGCTCGAATCACCACGATGGAAGAACTCTGCGATGCGCCGCGCCACACGCTGCACCGCATCTGGAAATCCGTCGAAGGTGACCGCATGTGGTATGCCCTACGTGGCATTGAAATGCCCCTCCCCGAAACAACGCGCCAAACCATCGGCCACTCGCACGTGCTGCCACCAAGCCTGCGCAGTGAACACGGCGCCCACGCCACCCTGCATCGCATGCTACAAAAAGCCTGTCGGCGCCTGCGAGCCATGGAATATTTCGCGGGTCACCTCGACGTGCAGGTTAAATTCGGCTTCGATCTAGGCTGGCACGCCGAAGCAAAATGCTTCCCCACACAAGACAATGTCACCATGCTGAGACTCTTAAATCGACTGTGGGACGATCGTCCCCGCGATCTACCCGACCCCACCAAGGTAGGCATCACATTGACACACCTCGTGCACGCCAACAGCCACACCCCCTCGCTCTTTCGAGAGGACAACCACCCACGCCGCATGCAACTCCAGCACGCGATGGACAAAATCACCAAGGAACACGGCGGCCGCAGTCTCTACTACGCCGACGCTCACCAGGCTCAGCGCTCCAGCGAAGCGGCGCCCATGCGTATTTCCTTCACTCACATCCCCGACTTGGAGCTCGAAAATGAGTAG
- a CDS encoding AAA family ATPase has protein sequence MISRPFWIQRIEDAWKRAPVVWLTGVRRVGKTTLSKHWKDAAFFNCDLPRNRDLLNDAESVFKQIKQGVIILDEIHQTENPSEILKIAADEFPHLRILATGSSTLAATKKFKDSLTGRKRVVHLPPVLATELDAFDIHSLEQRLLLGGLPNRLIDQSADPEFYSEWLDSYFARDIQELFQVGKRKEFLTLCELLLRQSGELCSITNMAKHSGVSRPTIMSYLEILETTHFIHQLRPFHDGGRREILAQPKIYAFDTGFICHFRGWETLRPEDCGSLLEHLTLDLLKAHNAGQPIHFWRDRQQREIDFVLPQVNGAITAIECKWSRQRNSTRNLDAFREHYPKGDNIIVTADPSIPYESKLGAHTVRTCSMTDLPELLEKVGAT, from the coding sequence ATGATCAGCCGTCCCTTTTGGATTCAACGTATAGAAGATGCCTGGAAGCGCGCCCCCGTCGTCTGGTTAACAGGCGTGCGGCGCGTGGGTAAAACCACGTTATCAAAGCACTGGAAAGATGCAGCGTTCTTCAATTGCGACCTTCCCCGCAACCGCGACCTGCTCAATGACGCTGAATCGGTTTTTAAACAAATCAAGCAAGGCGTCATCATCCTCGATGAAATCCATCAAACAGAAAACCCCAGCGAAATCCTAAAAATTGCAGCCGACGAATTCCCACACTTACGTATTCTAGCCACTGGTTCATCGACCCTAGCAGCCACCAAGAAATTCAAAGATAGCCTAACAGGTCGAAAGCGTGTGGTGCACCTCCCACCAGTGCTCGCGACAGAATTAGACGCCTTTGACATTCACTCTCTCGAACAACGCCTACTACTGGGCGGACTGCCTAACCGACTCATCGACCAAAGCGCTGATCCTGAATTCTACAGCGAATGGCTCGACTCCTATTTCGCTCGCGACATACAAGAGTTATTTCAAGTCGGGAAACGCAAAGAGTTCCTGACACTCTGTGAGCTATTACTGCGACAAAGCGGCGAGCTCTGCTCCATCACCAACATGGCGAAACACTCTGGCGTCTCTAGGCCAACGATTATGAGTTATCTAGAGATATTGGAAACGACGCACTTCATCCATCAGCTGCGCCCCTTTCATGACGGAGGGCGTCGAGAGATCTTAGCTCAGCCCAAAATATACGCCTTCGATACCGGCTTCATTTGCCACTTCCGAGGCTGGGAAACACTTCGCCCCGAAGATTGTGGAAGCTTACTTGAACACCTGACACTCGACCTGCTCAAAGCTCACAATGCCGGGCAACCGATCCATTTTTGGCGAGACAGGCAACAACGTGAAATTGATTTTGTGCTCCCTCAGGTAAATGGAGCGATCACAGCAATCGAATGCAAATGGTCACGCCAACGCAACAGCACACGCAATCTGGATGCCTTTCGAGAACACTACCCCAAAGGCGACAACATCATAGTGACCGCAGATCCCAGTATACCCTACGAATCCAAATTAGGAGCTCACACCGTTCGCACCTGCTCAATGACCGACCTGCCCGAATTGCTCGAAAAAGTCGGAGCCACTTGA